One region of Arthrobacter sp. StoSoilB22 genomic DNA includes:
- a CDS encoding NUMOD4 motif-containing HNH endonuclease, which yields MTATAAELSSRTDPLSTAEEWRPIPGFDGYEVSNTGHVRSKRRGPWRVLEVREERGYVRASLWNGRRMVHPRVHQLVAAAFLGPAPPCTEVRHKDGRRSNNVPANLEHGTSSDNSLDAVRHGTHNMARKTHCKRGHEFTPENTSRIELATGSIARRCKQCQNMAAKRYRARREGAIQWPEK from the coding sequence GTGACGGCGACGGCCGCGGAATTATCATCGAGGACGGATCCGTTGTCGACGGCTGAAGAATGGCGCCCTATCCCGGGCTTTGATGGGTACGAAGTTAGCAACACGGGCCACGTCCGCAGCAAGCGACGTGGCCCGTGGCGTGTCCTGGAGGTCCGTGAGGAACGCGGCTATGTGCGGGCCTCCTTGTGGAATGGCCGCCGGATGGTACATCCACGAGTGCACCAGCTTGTGGCTGCAGCCTTCCTGGGGCCAGCACCGCCCTGCACAGAAGTGCGTCACAAGGATGGTCGGCGAAGCAACAACGTCCCAGCAAACCTAGAGCACGGCACTTCATCAGACAACAGCCTGGACGCCGTCCGCCACGGTACGCACAACATGGCCCGCAAGACGCACTGCAAGCGCGGCCACGAATTCACCCCCGAGAACACCAGCCGAATCGAACTGGCAACGGGGTCAATCGCTAGGCGATGCAAGCAGTGCCAAAACATGGCAGCAAAGCGCTATCGCGCACGTAGAGAGGGAGCCATTCAATGGCCGGAAAAGTGA
- a CDS encoding AAA family ATPase, translating into MSRIVSLQSTNYKRIKAVRIEPDQSGNLVVIGGNNGQGKSSILDSITAALGGVNAKTTPKPIRDGEERAEIILETEDLVVVRRFTAGGSTLTVKSPDGAVYPKGQAKLDDLLGKLSLDPLAFTQLTDKDQLATLLDLVELPFSPHKMAVERKNLFDRRTEANRSIKDLTARAAEYGDRTADLPDEEVSVKDLVAAYRAGQSLNHEIDVARTARDGWAEKVERVKRELADAERQLKEAQHRLATAPEKVDLEAIEAQVDGAEEINSAIRRHKEGERVRAELAQWTQAAAELSAAIEEVDRQKATGLAAAKFPIDDLGFDESGVTYQGVPFKQASSAEQLRVSLAMAIALNPKLRVIRIADGSLLDSDNLALVESIAREHDFQVWIEMVGDGDGRGIIIEDGSVVDG; encoded by the coding sequence ATGAGCCGTATCGTCAGCCTGCAATCCACCAACTACAAGCGCATCAAAGCTGTCCGAATCGAACCAGACCAGAGCGGCAACCTCGTCGTCATCGGAGGCAACAACGGTCAAGGGAAGTCCTCCATCCTGGACTCCATCACGGCCGCGCTCGGTGGAGTGAATGCCAAGACCACGCCGAAGCCGATCCGGGATGGCGAAGAACGGGCAGAGATCATCCTCGAAACTGAGGACCTCGTCGTTGTCCGCCGCTTCACTGCTGGCGGGTCCACGCTCACGGTCAAATCACCTGACGGCGCCGTTTATCCGAAGGGCCAGGCCAAGCTAGATGACCTGCTGGGCAAGCTCTCCCTCGACCCGTTGGCCTTCACTCAGTTGACGGACAAGGACCAGTTGGCCACGCTGCTTGACCTTGTCGAGCTTCCGTTCAGCCCGCACAAAATGGCCGTCGAGCGGAAGAACCTATTCGACCGCCGCACCGAAGCCAACCGCTCCATCAAGGATCTGACCGCTCGCGCCGCCGAATATGGTGACCGCACAGCCGACCTCCCGGACGAAGAAGTCAGCGTCAAGGACCTAGTCGCCGCCTACCGTGCAGGGCAATCGCTCAACCACGAGATCGATGTCGCCCGGACAGCCCGCGACGGCTGGGCAGAAAAGGTCGAGCGAGTGAAGCGGGAACTCGCGGACGCTGAGCGCCAACTGAAGGAAGCTCAGCATCGCCTGGCCACTGCGCCCGAAAAGGTGGACCTCGAAGCCATCGAAGCCCAAGTTGACGGCGCCGAAGAGATCAACTCTGCCATCCGCCGGCACAAGGAAGGCGAACGGGTGCGCGCCGAGCTCGCACAATGGACCCAGGCCGCCGCAGAGCTGTCCGCAGCAATCGAAGAGGTGGACAGGCAGAAGGCGACTGGATTGGCGGCCGCCAAGTTCCCCATCGATGACCTTGGATTCGATGAGTCCGGCGTGACGTACCAAGGGGTGCCGTTCAAGCAAGCATCCAGTGCCGAGCAGCTGCGCGTCTCACTCGCCATGGCCATCGCACTCAACCCGAAGCTGCGCGTCATCCGGATTGCGGACGGGTCGCTGCTCGACTCCGACAACCTGGCACTCGTTGAATCAATCGCACGCGAGCACGACTTCCAAGTGTGGATCGAGATGGTGGGTGACGGCGACGGCCGCGGAATTATCATCGAGGACGGATCCGTTGTCGACGGCTGA
- a CDS encoding PD-(D/E)XK nuclease-like domain-containing protein, with product MTYSPGIYADLTSEEYHADPALGSTSLKTLASRTPAHWQHEKANPVHKDIYDLGTVTHSLILEGDESGVEVIDVPDKRGAKWTVPAAAAVNAGKIPLKQAEWDLVRAMRDSVMEHPVAKTAFTEHRAEESVFWEEDGLMLKCRPDAWLKDRLVDLKTTVNADPREFPKSGFKLGYYQSAAHYQDGVLAMTGERLPFWFVNVEKTAPHLVSIVEYDDYAMELGRMMNARAKDIYRRCLETGEYPGYLTVEPITLPIWAIYQAEDILGLNIEKEIVIR from the coding sequence ATGACGTACTCCCCCGGCATCTACGCCGACCTAACCAGCGAGGAATACCACGCCGATCCGGCACTCGGTTCGACGTCGTTGAAGACGCTCGCCAGCCGGACTCCCGCGCATTGGCAGCACGAGAAGGCCAATCCGGTCCACAAAGACATCTACGACCTCGGCACCGTGACCCACAGCCTAATCCTCGAAGGCGACGAATCCGGCGTCGAAGTAATCGACGTGCCGGACAAGCGAGGCGCCAAGTGGACGGTACCGGCCGCCGCAGCCGTGAACGCTGGGAAGATCCCGCTCAAGCAAGCCGAATGGGACCTGGTCCGCGCAATGCGGGACAGCGTAATGGAACACCCCGTCGCGAAGACCGCCTTCACCGAGCACCGAGCAGAAGAGTCCGTTTTCTGGGAAGAGGATGGGCTCATGCTGAAGTGCCGGCCGGACGCTTGGTTGAAAGACCGGCTGGTCGATCTGAAAACGACCGTGAACGCGGACCCTCGCGAGTTCCCCAAATCCGGGTTCAAACTCGGCTACTACCAGTCAGCCGCCCACTACCAAGACGGCGTCCTGGCAATGACCGGTGAGAGGCTCCCGTTCTGGTTCGTCAACGTAGAGAAGACCGCTCCGCACCTCGTATCCATCGTCGAGTACGACGACTACGCAATGGAACTCGGCCGGATGATGAATGCCCGCGCCAAGGACATATACCGTCGCTGCCTCGAAACGGGTGAATACCCCGGATACCTGACAGTGGAGCCGATCACGCTCCCAATCTGGGCGATCTACCAAGCCGAAGACATCCTCGGCCTCAACATCGAAAAGGAGATCGTGATCAGGTAA